From Microbacterium sp. LWH11-1.2, one genomic window encodes:
- a CDS encoding aminotransferase class I/II-fold pyridoxal phosphate-dependent enzyme has translation MLRVTALPLAELRERSSEKWREYPADVLPLFVAETDFPLAPAITAALQRAVEIGDTGYVASRTPLAESFAAFAGRRYGWEPDPARMRSTADVSMGIVEVLRRVTQPGDRVVVTPPVYPPFYELVAEAGAEVIRVPLRDTGTTWELDLDGIRAAFEDGATAILLCNPHNPTGTVHDRDALTALAEIAEEFGAVVVSDEIHGPLAQPGTGFTPFLTAGDAAQRVGYAVVSASKAFNLAGLKCALMVTADDATTSVVRSLPVEVEWRTGQFGLLAAVAAFSEESDEWLDGLLRTLDENRVLLEDLLAARLPGARYRIPDAGYLAWIDLSALEWGENPARRILKDARVALHFGPAFGAEGAGHVRLNFGTSPEIITEAIERIAALVGR, from the coding sequence ATGCTCCGGGTCACGGCCCTGCCCCTGGCAGAGCTCCGCGAGCGCAGCAGTGAGAAGTGGCGGGAGTACCCCGCCGACGTCCTGCCGCTGTTCGTCGCGGAGACCGACTTCCCGCTGGCACCCGCCATCACGGCGGCGCTGCAGCGCGCCGTCGAGATCGGCGACACCGGGTATGTGGCCTCGCGGACGCCGCTCGCCGAGTCGTTCGCCGCGTTCGCCGGGCGTCGCTACGGGTGGGAGCCCGACCCTGCCCGCATGCGGAGCACGGCTGATGTGAGCATGGGGATCGTGGAGGTCCTCCGCCGCGTCACACAGCCCGGCGACCGTGTCGTCGTCACGCCTCCGGTCTATCCGCCGTTCTACGAGCTCGTCGCCGAGGCCGGTGCGGAGGTCATCCGCGTTCCGCTGCGGGACACCGGGACGACGTGGGAGCTCGACCTCGACGGCATCCGCGCTGCCTTCGAAGACGGTGCGACCGCGATCCTGCTCTGCAACCCGCACAACCCGACCGGCACGGTGCACGACCGCGACGCGCTGACCGCTCTCGCCGAGATCGCGGAGGAGTTCGGTGCCGTGGTCGTCTCCGACGAGATCCACGGCCCGCTGGCGCAGCCGGGGACGGGGTTCACGCCGTTCCTGACGGCGGGTGACGCGGCACAGCGCGTCGGCTATGCGGTCGTGAGTGCGAGCAAGGCGTTCAATCTCGCCGGGCTCAAGTGCGCCCTGATGGTCACCGCCGACGATGCGACGACCTCTGTCGTGCGCAGCCTCCCGGTCGAGGTCGAGTGGCGCACGGGGCAGTTCGGCCTCCTCGCCGCGGTGGCCGCGTTCTCCGAGGAGAGCGACGAATGGCTCGACGGGCTCCTGCGCACGCTCGACGAGAACCGCGTGCTCCTGGAGGATCTCCTCGCTGCGCGTCTGCCCGGCGCGCGCTACCGCATCCCCGACGCCGGATACCTCGCCTGGATCGACCTGTCGGCGCTGGAGTGGGGCGAGAACCCCGCGCGACGCATCCTGAAGGACGCCAGGGTCGCACTGCACTTCGGCCCGGCCTTCGGCGCGGAGGGCGCCGGCCACGTGCGCCTGAACTTCGGAACCAGTCCCGAGATCATCACCGAGGCCATCGAGCGCATCGCGGCGCTCGTCGGCCGATGA
- a CDS encoding MFS transporter, whose product MTPEGTVASIWDRDRIWVTLGAVALIFLAAIEALAVTTVMPVVSEALDGQSLYAVAFAGTLATSVIGMVAAGAWSDARGPRGALYVAVTLFVVGLLISGLATTMHQFLVGRLVQGLGTGGQTVALYVVVARLYPAHLHGRIFAAFAAAWVVPSMIGPFLAGAVAEYLDWRWAFLGVAVLTAAAFLMIAVRLRGVDLGHGEPQDGRALITRLLLAVVVAVLAVVIGFSADMDPVVGWPVALGAVVVIAFAVLPLVPRRTLRAGPGLPSVVLMRGIAAGAFFAAEAYIPYLLMERYAFTATWAGVALMLAAFAWAGASALQGRYGERLGNHRITLISLGLILVAMVCVLVAALTGITPVVVIVGWAFAGGGMGLLYPRLTVLTLAYSDETNQGFNSSALSISDATGSAVAIALAGLGVATLGGGAGAFGAVFAFGIALVLLAVVPGLRLGHAAESPQR is encoded by the coding sequence ATGACGCCGGAGGGGACCGTCGCATCGATCTGGGATCGCGATCGCATCTGGGTGACACTCGGAGCGGTCGCCCTGATCTTCCTCGCGGCGATCGAGGCCCTCGCAGTCACGACCGTCATGCCCGTGGTCAGCGAAGCACTCGACGGACAATCGCTCTACGCTGTCGCGTTCGCCGGCACCCTGGCGACGAGCGTGATCGGCATGGTCGCGGCCGGAGCCTGGTCCGACGCGCGCGGGCCGCGCGGCGCCCTCTACGTCGCTGTGACGCTTTTCGTCGTCGGCCTCCTCATCTCGGGCCTCGCGACGACCATGCACCAGTTCCTCGTCGGCCGGCTCGTGCAGGGACTCGGAACAGGCGGTCAGACCGTCGCGCTCTACGTCGTGGTGGCCCGGCTGTACCCCGCGCATCTGCACGGCCGCATCTTCGCGGCGTTCGCCGCGGCGTGGGTGGTGCCCTCCATGATCGGTCCGTTCCTCGCCGGTGCCGTCGCGGAGTACCTGGACTGGCGCTGGGCGTTCCTCGGCGTCGCGGTGCTGACAGCGGCGGCCTTCCTGATGATCGCGGTGCGTCTCCGCGGCGTCGATCTCGGTCACGGCGAGCCTCAGGACGGGCGCGCACTGATCACCCGACTGCTGCTCGCGGTCGTGGTCGCCGTGCTCGCCGTGGTGATCGGTTTCTCGGCCGACATGGATCCCGTCGTCGGGTGGCCCGTCGCGCTCGGCGCGGTCGTCGTGATCGCCTTCGCCGTGCTCCCGCTGGTGCCGCGTCGCACGCTTCGCGCCGGACCCGGACTGCCGAGCGTCGTGCTCATGCGCGGTATCGCCGCGGGAGCGTTCTTCGCAGCCGAGGCGTACATCCCGTATCTGCTGATGGAGCGGTACGCGTTCACGGCCACCTGGGCCGGTGTCGCGCTGATGCTGGCCGCGTTCGCCTGGGCGGGGGCATCCGCGCTGCAGGGGCGCTACGGGGAGCGCCTCGGAAACCACCGCATCACCCTGATCAGTCTCGGCCTGATCCTCGTGGCGATGGTGTGCGTGCTCGTCGCTGCGCTGACGGGTATCACGCCGGTCGTCGTGATCGTCGGCTGGGCGTTCGCCGGGGGAGGGATGGGCCTGCTGTACCCCCGCCTGACGGTGCTCACACTTGCATACTCCGACGAGACCAATCAGGGGTTCAACTCCTCCGCGCTGTCGATCTCGGATGCCACGGGATCAGCGGTGGCCATCGCCCTCGCAGGACTCGGCGTCGCGACGCTCGGCGGCGGGGCGGGTGCCTTCGGGGCTGTCTTCGCCTTCGGGATCGCGCTCGTGCTGCTCGCGGTGGTTCCCGGGCTCAGGCTCGGTCACGCGGCGGAGTCGCCGCAGCGCTGA
- a CDS encoding TetR family transcriptional regulator, with product MTPEPNPARHDRESVARTALALLDEVGLADLSMRRIAGRLDVQPSALYWHFASKQELLADLADRITAVIPGGGSDVLATARGIRDALFAHRDGAELVLSTYALRLGSSPAQSALMRALESEGATDAEQRAVAILHFVLGHATLVQQRMHADSHGALLGGDETDVTAGLDRVFDLGVTALAGEVSAAATPPRDRA from the coding sequence ATGACCCCCGAACCCAATCCGGCACGGCATGACCGTGAGAGCGTCGCGCGTACGGCTCTCGCTCTGCTCGACGAGGTGGGTCTCGCCGATCTCTCCATGCGGCGCATCGCCGGACGACTCGACGTGCAGCCCAGCGCCCTGTACTGGCACTTCGCCAGCAAGCAGGAGCTCCTCGCCGATCTCGCCGATCGGATCACCGCCGTCATCCCGGGCGGCGGGTCCGACGTTCTCGCGACGGCCCGGGGCATCCGCGACGCGCTCTTCGCCCACCGCGACGGCGCGGAGCTCGTCCTCAGCACCTACGCCCTCCGGCTCGGCTCGTCTCCGGCGCAGTCCGCCCTCATGAGAGCCCTCGAGAGCGAGGGCGCGACGGATGCCGAGCAGCGCGCTGTTGCGATCCTGCACTTCGTCCTCGGACACGCCACGCTCGTGCAGCAGCGCATGCACGCCGACAGCCACGGCGCCCTGCTCGGCGGGGACGAGACCGACGTGACCGCGGGACTGGACCGCGTCTTTGATCTCGGCGTCACCGCCCTCGCCGGGGAGGTCAGCGCTGCGGCGACTCCGCCGCGTGACCGAGCCTGA
- a CDS encoding ABC transporter ATP-binding protein: MTESVTTAIAEISVDRVSVEFDGRAVLDDVTVELTAPTIAVIGANGSGKSTFARLLNGLVAPTAGRVTVDGLDTVRDRAQVRRRVGFVFANPDAQILMPTPAEDLALSLRGTPRDQAALRVRETLAAHGLAGHADVPASALSGGQKQMLALASVLITEPRLIVADEPTTLLDLRNARRIGDLLLAQSAQVVLVTHDLELAARCHTAVLFEEGRVIASGAPKDVIEAYRRGCG; encoded by the coding sequence ATGACGGAGAGCGTGACGACGGCGATCGCGGAGATCTCGGTCGATCGTGTGTCGGTCGAGTTCGACGGTCGCGCCGTGCTCGACGACGTGACGGTGGAACTCACGGCGCCCACCATCGCCGTGATCGGAGCGAACGGCTCGGGCAAGTCGACGTTCGCACGTCTGCTCAACGGACTCGTCGCCCCCACCGCCGGGCGGGTGACCGTGGACGGGCTCGATACGGTTCGCGACCGTGCGCAGGTGCGCCGTCGTGTCGGCTTCGTGTTCGCCAACCCGGATGCACAGATCCTCATGCCCACCCCCGCGGAGGACCTCGCGCTCTCGCTCCGCGGAACGCCACGAGATCAGGCCGCGCTGCGCGTCAGGGAGACCCTCGCCGCACACGGACTCGCCGGCCATGCCGATGTCCCGGCGTCGGCGCTGTCCGGCGGGCAGAAGCAGATGCTCGCCCTGGCATCGGTCCTCATCACGGAGCCCCGACTGATCGTGGCGGACGAGCCGACCACGCTCCTCGATCTGCGGAACGCGCGCCGGATCGGGGATCTGCTTCTCGCGCAGTCGGCGCAGGTCGTGCTCGTGACCCATGATCTCGAACTGGCCGCCCGGTGCCACACGGCCGTGCTCTTCGAGGAGGGGCGCGTGATCGCGTCCGGCGCCCCGAAGGACGTCATCGAGGCGTATCGCCGAGGCTGCGGATGA
- a CDS encoding energy-coupling factor transporter transmembrane protein EcfT, whose product MISLHRPGSSLLHRAPAGAKLGILAVSALALSLYPHDPLSIGIALLVSFGLYGVAGFGPRVLAAELWRLRWIVLVLAAALAIFVSPAAAWISTGRVIALLLLASLLTLTTPMSALLDVLRRLLHPLRRLGVDPDAVAMTISLTLTMIPVVAGFAERVREAGQARGVRLGPRAIVPMLVLALRHADDVGDALAARGIA is encoded by the coding sequence ATGATCTCGCTGCATCGACCGGGCTCGAGCCTTCTCCACCGTGCGCCGGCCGGCGCGAAGCTCGGCATCCTCGCGGTGTCCGCGCTGGCGCTCTCGCTGTATCCGCATGACCCGCTGAGCATCGGCATCGCTCTGCTCGTGTCGTTCGGACTGTACGGCGTCGCCGGCTTCGGGCCTCGCGTCCTCGCCGCCGAGCTCTGGCGTCTGCGGTGGATCGTCCTGGTGCTCGCTGCCGCGCTGGCGATCTTCGTGTCGCCGGCCGCGGCCTGGATCAGCACCGGCCGTGTCATCGCGCTCCTGCTGCTGGCGAGCCTCCTGACGCTCACCACGCCGATGTCCGCGCTTCTCGACGTCCTGCGTCGGCTCCTGCATCCGCTCCGCCGTCTCGGCGTCGACCCGGATGCTGTGGCGATGACGATCTCGCTCACGCTCACGATGATCCCGGTGGTCGCGGGGTTCGCCGAGCGCGTGCGCGAGGCGGGGCAGGCGCGCGGGGTGCGACTCGGGCCGCGCGCGATCGTTCCGATGCTCGTGCTCGCCCTCCGGCATGCCGACGATGTCGGCGACGCGCTGGCGGCTCGCGGCATCGCCTGA
- a CDS encoding acyltransferase has translation MTIAQAPRTATPTPPPRASRDTGIDLIRALCVLGVVLLHALMVGVTVTDAGPLFENASDGTAWIAPLSWVLQVMPLFFVIGGFSGLLAYRRLRQRGGTATDFVAGRIHRLLRPAIFTVVVVGFALAVLTVIGVPADLIATAGFRYGQPLWFLGVFVLCQALLPVLAAAHERAPFTTIGALAAASVLVDALRAASGIEGLGFLNLAFVWMTLQQLGFFLADGRIDALSRRTRTLAVVGAVALLAVTFLTGVYSPDLIANINPPTAALLLVGVAHTGALSLHRDRIERLSRRPLPAAFTGFVTRRAMTIYLWHMPILLAMAGFTAAVALLTGAALPALDSADWWAGRPLWLAATLAFTAVVALAFTRFETQTAPEPTRSTRGLALGTLLGLIGIVMLLVLGTSVATAMIAVALLAASLRLARRTPSDAVPTRADFAIA, from the coding sequence ATGACCATCGCCCAGGCGCCGCGCACGGCGACTCCCACTCCCCCGCCGCGCGCGTCGCGCGACACGGGGATCGACCTCATCCGGGCCCTCTGCGTCCTGGGAGTCGTGCTGCTCCACGCCCTCATGGTCGGGGTCACGGTCACCGATGCCGGGCCGCTCTTCGAGAACGCCAGCGACGGCACGGCATGGATCGCGCCGCTGAGCTGGGTGCTCCAGGTGATGCCGCTCTTCTTCGTGATCGGAGGGTTCTCGGGTCTCCTGGCGTATCGGCGCCTGCGGCAGCGCGGCGGGACCGCGACCGACTTCGTCGCCGGACGCATCCATCGCCTGCTGCGACCGGCGATCTTCACCGTGGTCGTCGTCGGCTTCGCCCTCGCCGTGCTCACGGTGATCGGCGTCCCGGCCGATCTCATCGCCACCGCCGGCTTCCGCTACGGCCAGCCGCTCTGGTTCCTCGGGGTCTTCGTCCTCTGCCAGGCGCTGCTGCCCGTCCTCGCAGCCGCGCACGAGCGTGCCCCGTTCACGACCATCGGAGCACTGGCCGCGGCATCCGTGCTCGTGGACGCGCTGCGCGCCGCCAGCGGCATCGAGGGTCTGGGCTTCCTGAACCTCGCCTTCGTCTGGATGACCCTTCAGCAGCTGGGATTCTTCCTCGCCGACGGCCGTATCGACGCCCTCAGCCGGCGCACCCGCACGCTCGCCGTCGTGGGAGCGGTCGCGCTCCTGGCCGTCACCTTCCTCACCGGCGTGTACTCTCCCGATCTCATCGCGAACATCAACCCGCCCACGGCGGCGCTGCTGCTCGTCGGTGTGGCGCACACCGGTGCCCTCTCACTGCACCGCGACCGGATCGAGCGCCTCAGCCGACGTCCCCTGCCGGCCGCCTTCACCGGATTCGTGACGCGACGCGCCATGACGATCTACCTGTGGCACATGCCGATCCTGCTCGCCATGGCCGGATTCACGGCAGCCGTCGCACTGCTCACCGGCGCCGCACTCCCCGCGCTCGACAGCGCGGACTGGTGGGCCGGGCGTCCTCTCTGGCTCGCTGCGACCCTCGCCTTCACAGCGGTGGTCGCGCTCGCTTTCACCCGGTTCGAGACGCAGACCGCGCCGGAGCCGACCCGGTCGACGCGCGGTCTCGCACTGGGCACGCTGCTGGGGCTGATCGGCATCGTGATGCTCCTGGTCCTCGGCACCTCCGTGGCGACGGCGATGATCGCGGTCGCCCTCCTCGCCGCGTCCCTGCGTCTCGCTCGGCGCACTCCGAGCGACGCGGTGCCCACCCGTGCGGACTTCGCGATCGCGTGA
- a CDS encoding response regulator transcription factor, whose protein sequence is MTISVLIADDQAMVRAGFAALLDAHEGIRVTGQAATGAEAVTLAARVDPDVILMDVRMPEMDGIEATRRILGPSYPAAHVPRILMLTTFDIDDYVYDALEAGASGFLLKDALPEELVHAVRVVAGGDALLAPSVTRRMIEQFAGRRPRSPKATTALAELTEREREVLVLIGKGRSNTEIAADLFIAEQTVKTHVGKVLAKLNLRDRVHAVILAYDTGLVEPSS, encoded by the coding sequence GTGACGATCAGCGTGCTCATCGCCGACGACCAGGCGATGGTCCGAGCCGGATTCGCCGCGCTGCTGGATGCCCACGAGGGCATCCGCGTCACGGGGCAGGCCGCCACCGGCGCCGAGGCCGTGACGCTGGCGGCCCGCGTCGACCCGGACGTGATCCTGATGGACGTGCGGATGCCGGAGATGGACGGCATCGAAGCCACCCGACGCATCCTCGGCCCGTCGTATCCTGCGGCGCATGTGCCGCGGATCCTCATGCTCACCACCTTCGACATCGACGACTACGTCTACGACGCGCTGGAGGCCGGGGCCAGCGGCTTCCTGCTCAAGGACGCTCTGCCGGAGGAGCTCGTGCACGCGGTGCGCGTGGTCGCGGGTGGCGACGCGCTGCTCGCCCCGAGTGTCACCCGGCGCATGATCGAGCAGTTCGCCGGGCGTCGGCCGCGAAGCCCCAAGGCCACCACGGCGCTGGCCGAGCTCACCGAGCGTGAGCGCGAGGTGCTCGTGCTCATCGGCAAGGGGCGCTCGAACACCGAGATCGCCGCCGACCTGTTCATCGCCGAGCAGACGGTCAAGACCCATGTCGGCAAGGTCCTCGCGAAGCTGAACCTGCGCGACCGCGTGCACGCCGTGATCCTCGCGTACGACACCGGGCTCGTCGAGCCGTCCTCCTGA
- a CDS encoding histidine kinase — MARRRERPPRRPRISRRTAALAALCVASIALYSTLVPLQTLLLGTPLPLSFILGAALCVSPLLAIAHPRWAIALFCAAAFVLPLLVVPELATHSPWPWSVPALLTFVLFVGVVTFVHGARIGAFPLIIGVIVSLTAPLLRPDMVATAGSAGSATADLIVTSSIAAAMLLIAALVSGRLRVSAELSREKEHSALEGSRRALVEERTRIARELHDVVAHSMSVIQVQASTARYRLPDIGEAATAEFEDIAATARASLTEMRRMLGVLRTEDQSAELTPQQGIDDVPALIDSIRRAGVEVGLVIEGGDAAAAANPAAQIATFRIIQEALSNAVRHAPGARISVRLHADAATIRIRVHNAAPPRTPESHGTGYGLRGMRERSELLGGSLSAGPDDDGGWTVEASLPVGDALTTEKEIT; from the coding sequence ATGGCACGACGCAGAGAGCGCCCCCCGCGCCGTCCGCGGATCAGTCGGCGCACCGCTGCGCTCGCTGCGCTGTGCGTGGCGAGCATCGCGCTGTACTCGACCCTCGTCCCCCTCCAGACCCTCCTCCTCGGTACGCCGCTCCCCCTGTCGTTCATCCTCGGCGCCGCCCTCTGCGTGTCGCCGCTCCTCGCGATCGCCCACCCGCGCTGGGCCATCGCGCTCTTCTGCGCCGCCGCCTTCGTCCTTCCGCTCCTCGTCGTCCCGGAGCTCGCGACCCATTCGCCCTGGCCATGGTCGGTTCCCGCTCTCCTGACGTTCGTCCTGTTCGTCGGGGTCGTGACGTTCGTGCACGGCGCGCGGATCGGGGCATTCCCCCTGATCATCGGCGTGATCGTGTCGCTCACCGCGCCTCTTCTCCGCCCGGACATGGTCGCGACGGCCGGCTCCGCCGGAAGCGCGACCGCCGATCTGATCGTGACCTCATCGATCGCGGCGGCGATGCTCCTGATCGCGGCGCTCGTGTCCGGCCGACTGCGGGTCTCGGCCGAGCTGTCGCGCGAGAAGGAGCACAGCGCTCTGGAAGGTTCGCGTCGCGCGCTCGTCGAGGAGCGCACCCGCATCGCCCGTGAGCTCCACGACGTGGTGGCCCACAGCATGTCGGTGATCCAGGTGCAGGCGTCGACCGCCCGCTACCGCCTCCCGGACATCGGCGAGGCCGCGACAGCCGAGTTCGAGGACATCGCGGCGACGGCGAGAGCGTCGCTCACCGAGATGCGACGGATGCTCGGCGTGCTCCGCACCGAGGACCAGAGCGCCGAACTCACCCCGCAGCAGGGCATCGACGATGTTCCGGCCCTGATCGACAGCATCCGTCGCGCCGGCGTCGAGGTCGGCCTGGTGATCGAGGGCGGAGACGCCGCGGCCGCAGCGAACCCAGCCGCGCAGATCGCCACCTTCCGCATCATCCAGGAGGCCCTGAGCAACGCGGTGCGTCATGCGCCGGGTGCGCGCATCAGCGTACGGCTGCACGCGGATGCCGCGACGATCCGCATCCGCGTGCACAACGCCGCGCCCCCGCGCACCCCGGAGAGCCATGGCACGGGCTACGGCCTCCGTGGCATGCGGGAACGCTCCGAGCTGCTCGGCGGCAGCCTCTCCGCCGGCCCTGACGACGACGGAGGCTGGACCGTCGAGGCGTCGCTCCCCGTCGGCGACGCCCTCACCACCGAGAAGGAGATCACGTGA
- a CDS encoding VTT domain-containing protein — MDILNELIMQAIASPWLYLVLLVVTIVDGFFPPVPSETVLVAAAAVAASSGDGNLLLLGAIGAVGAAIGDNIAFAIGRRLGTTRFAWMRRPRVAAAFAHAQTALDRRSAVLILGARYIPVGRVAVNMSAGALGFPWRRFVPLSLIAGLSWSIFSLAIGLLAGAWIKDQPLLSAGLGIVIALAIGVVIDRVAAARRRRETVPQLAG, encoded by the coding sequence GTGGACATCCTCAACGAGCTCATCATGCAGGCCATCGCCTCCCCCTGGCTGTACCTCGTGCTGTTGGTCGTGACGATCGTCGACGGGTTCTTCCCTCCGGTACCGAGCGAGACGGTGCTGGTCGCGGCGGCGGCAGTGGCCGCATCCTCGGGTGACGGGAACCTGCTGCTCCTCGGCGCGATCGGCGCCGTCGGAGCCGCGATCGGCGACAACATCGCCTTCGCGATCGGACGCCGTCTCGGGACGACCCGCTTCGCCTGGATGCGCCGACCACGGGTCGCCGCCGCATTCGCGCATGCGCAGACCGCGCTGGACCGTCGCAGCGCCGTCCTGATCCTGGGCGCGCGATACATCCCCGTCGGCCGAGTCGCCGTCAACATGTCCGCCGGCGCGCTCGGCTTCCCGTGGCGACGCTTCGTGCCCCTGAGCCTGATCGCCGGACTCAGCTGGAGCATCTTCAGCCTCGCCATCGGTCTGCTCGCGGGAGCCTGGATCAAGGATCAGCCGCTCCTCAGCGCCGGGCTCGGCATCGTCATCGCCCTCGCGATCGGAGTGGTGATCGACCGGGTCGCCGCCGCCCGTCGACGGCGCGAGACCGTTCCCCAACTGGCAGGATGA
- a CDS encoding ABC-F family ATP-binding cassette domain-containing protein, with protein MLAVHDLEIRVGARLLMENVSFRVADGDKIGLVGRNGAGKTTLTKVLAGDVLPSGGSVTRSGELGYLPQDPRSGNPEDLARTRILDARGLGQLNLGMTEASLAMGSDDPAVAAKAMKRYASLTEKFEAQGGYAAEAQAASIAHNLSLPDRILDQPLSTLSGGQRRRIELARILFSDAQTMILDEPTNHLDADSVVWLREFLKGYKGGLIVISHDVELVGETVNRVFYLDANRQVIDTYNMNWKNYLRQRVADEERRKKERANAEKKATTLQQQAARFGAKASKAAAAHQMVARAEKLLAGLEDVRQEDRVAKLRFPKPAPCGKTPMMASGLSKSYGSLEIFTDVDLAIDRGSKVVVLGLNGAGKTTLLRMLAGVDQPDTGQLEPGHGLKVGYYAQEHENLDVNRSVLENMVSAAPHITETEARKVLGSFLFTGDDVLKPAGVLSGGEKTRLSLATLVVSSANLLLLDEPTNNLDPASREEILGALAHYEGAVVLVSHDPGAVQSLNPERVLILPDGVEDIWSQEYQDLIELA; from the coding sequence GTGCTTGCCGTGCACGACCTCGAGATCCGCGTTGGCGCGCGCCTGCTCATGGAGAACGTCTCCTTCCGCGTCGCCGACGGCGACAAGATCGGACTCGTCGGTCGCAACGGCGCAGGGAAGACCACGCTGACCAAGGTGCTCGCCGGCGACGTGCTGCCGTCCGGTGGCAGCGTGACGCGCTCGGGCGAGCTCGGCTACCTGCCGCAGGACCCGCGTTCCGGCAATCCGGAGGATCTCGCGCGAACGCGCATCCTCGATGCCCGCGGCCTCGGCCAGCTGAACCTCGGGATGACCGAGGCGTCGCTCGCCATGGGATCCGACGACCCCGCGGTCGCGGCGAAGGCGATGAAGCGCTACGCCTCCCTGACGGAGAAGTTCGAGGCGCAGGGCGGGTACGCCGCCGAGGCCCAGGCCGCCTCCATCGCGCACAACCTGTCCCTCCCCGATCGCATCCTCGATCAGCCGCTCTCGACGCTCTCCGGCGGTCAGCGCCGCCGCATCGAGCTCGCTCGCATCCTGTTCTCGGACGCGCAGACGATGATCCTCGATGAGCCGACCAACCACCTCGACGCGGACAGCGTCGTCTGGCTGCGCGAGTTCCTCAAGGGATACAAGGGCGGACTGATCGTCATCAGCCACGATGTCGAGCTCGTCGGCGAGACCGTGAACCGGGTGTTCTACCTCGACGCCAACCGTCAGGTCATCGACACCTACAACATGAACTGGAAGAACTACCTGCGCCAGCGGGTGGCCGACGAGGAGCGTCGCAAGAAGGAGCGCGCCAACGCCGAGAAGAAGGCGACGACCCTGCAGCAGCAGGCCGCGCGCTTCGGCGCCAAGGCCTCCAAGGCCGCGGCCGCCCACCAGATGGTGGCGCGTGCCGAGAAGCTGCTCGCGGGTCTCGAGGATGTCCGGCAGGAAGACCGCGTCGCGAAGCTGCGGTTCCCGAAGCCCGCCCCGTGCGGCAAGACCCCGATGATGGCCTCCGGTCTGTCGAAGTCCTACGGCTCGCTCGAGATCTTCACGGATGTCGACCTCGCGATCGACCGCGGCTCGAAGGTCGTGGTGCTGGGGCTCAACGGTGCCGGCAAGACGACTCTGCTGCGGATGCTCGCCGGCGTCGACCAGCCCGACACCGGGCAGCTCGAGCCCGGACACGGGCTCAAGGTCGGCTACTACGCGCAGGAGCACGAGAACCTCGATGTGAACCGCTCGGTGCTGGAGAACATGGTCTCCGCGGCTCCGCACATCACCGAGACCGAGGCGCGCAAGGTTCTCGGCTCGTTCCTGTTCACCGGTGACGACGTGCTGAAGCCTGCAGGCGTCCTGTCCGGCGGAGAGAAGACGCGTCTGTCTCTCGCGACCCTCGTCGTGTCGTCGGCGAACCTGCTCCTGCTCGACGAGCCCACGAACAACCTCGATCCCGCGTCGCGTGAGGAGATCCTCGGAGCTCTCGCGCACTACGAGGGCGCCGTCGTGCTGGTCTCGCACGACCCCGGTGCCGTGCAGTCGCTGAACCCGGAGCGCGTGCTGATCCTCCCCGACGGCGTCGAGGACATCTGGAGCCAGGAGTATCAGGACCTCATCGAGCTGGCCTGA
- a CDS encoding pyridoxamine 5'-phosphate oxidase family protein, with translation MTFDDQDRELLPLNDWLRGRHALTGVAPEWDLDAVPAEPTELFREWLLRADADGVAEPHAATLATVDAAGVPDARTLILKGIDAGGWAFASTRSSRKGAQLADSPAAALNFWWQPQVRAVRVRGRVEEATAEESAADLAARSVAAQAGVAAGDWVRWRVIPSRIEFWQGSRDRRHTRVVYESVGDGWRHSVARD, from the coding sequence GTGACGTTCGACGATCAGGACCGTGAGCTGCTCCCTCTGAACGACTGGCTCCGCGGTCGCCATGCGCTGACCGGAGTCGCGCCGGAGTGGGATCTCGACGCCGTGCCCGCGGAGCCGACAGAACTCTTCCGGGAGTGGCTGCTGCGGGCGGATGCCGATGGCGTCGCCGAGCCGCATGCCGCCACCCTCGCGACGGTCGACGCCGCGGGCGTCCCGGATGCGCGGACGTTGATCCTCAAGGGGATCGACGCGGGCGGATGGGCCTTCGCCAGCACCCGTTCGTCGCGCAAGGGAGCGCAGCTCGCCGATTCGCCGGCCGCGGCGCTGAACTTCTGGTGGCAGCCGCAGGTGCGCGCTGTTCGGGTGCGCGGGCGCGTGGAGGAGGCGACCGCCGAGGAGAGCGCGGCGGACCTCGCGGCGCGATCGGTCGCGGCGCAGGCGGGTGTCGCCGCGGGGGACTGGGTGCGCTGGCGTGTCATCCCGTCGCGGATCGAGTTCTGGCAGGGATCCCGCGACCGCCGGCACACGCGAGTGGTCTACGAGTCCGTCGGCGACGGCTGGCGGCACTCGGTCGCCCGGGACTGA